The following coding sequences are from one Streptomyces sp. NBC_00536 window:
- the ileS gene encoding isoleucine--tRNA ligase: MTTPPQYRQVPAQVDLPALEHAVLEFWRESDTFAKSLAQSEGRPEWVFYEGPPTANGMPGAHHIEARVFKDVFPRFRTMRGYHVARKAGWDCHGLPVELAVEKELGFNGKKDIEAYGIAEFNDKCRDSVTRHTDAFAELTTRMGYWVDLDDAYRTMDPEYIESVWWSLKEIFNKGLLTQDHRVAPWCPRCGTGLSDHELAQGYETVVDPSVFVRFPLTSGPLAGQAALLVWTTTPWTLVSNTAVAAHPEVTYVVASNGDERLVVAEPLLEKALGEDWVTTGESFTGKEMERWTYQRPFDLVEFPAEAHYVVNAEYVTTEDGTGLVHQSPAFGADDLAVCRAYGLPVVNPVRPDGTFEEDVPLVGGVFFKKADEKLTADLDARGLLFKHIAYEHSYPHCWRCHTALLYYAQPSWYVRTTAVKDAMLRENEKTNWFPDTVKQGRFGDWLNNNIDWALSRNRYWGTPLPIWRCEENHLTCIGSRAELSELTGTDLSDLDPHRPYIDDVTFPCTHEGCSLEAVRVPEVIDAWYDSGSMPFAQWGYPHKNKEIFEKRYPAQFISEAIDQTRGWFYTLMAVGTLVFDKSSYENVVCLGHILAEDGRKMSKHLGNTLQPVPLMDQHGADAVRWFMAAGGSPWAARRVGHGTIQEVVRKTLLTYWNTVAFQALYARTSSWAPSAADPAPADRTVLDRWLLSELHTMTREVTEALEAYDTQRAGKLLSSFVDDLSNWYVRRSRRRFWQGDAAALRTLHDVIETVTRLMAPLTPFITERVWQDMVVPVTPGAPESVHLSTWPESDAAQIDATLSQQMLLVRRLVELGRATRAESGVKTRQPLSRALVGVAGFEALSPDLHAQITEELNVSSLASLSEVGGSLVDTTAKANFRALGKRFGKGVQDVAKAVAAADAAALSLALRAGSAEVEVNGSPVSLTPEEVIITETPREGWSVASDSGATVALDLEITPELRLAGLARDAIRLIQEARKNSGLDVADRIALRWSSTDPEVVTALTDHAALIADEVLSTDYASGSPDPTYGPAFEDEPLSLTFHLRKA; the protein is encoded by the coding sequence ATGACCACCCCGCCGCAATACCGTCAGGTGCCCGCGCAGGTCGACCTGCCCGCCCTGGAACACGCCGTCCTGGAGTTCTGGCGCGAGAGCGACACCTTCGCCAAGAGCCTGGCACAGTCCGAGGGCCGCCCCGAGTGGGTCTTCTACGAGGGCCCGCCCACCGCCAACGGCATGCCCGGCGCGCACCACATCGAGGCCCGCGTCTTCAAGGACGTCTTCCCCCGCTTCCGCACCATGCGCGGCTACCACGTGGCCCGCAAGGCCGGCTGGGACTGCCACGGCCTGCCCGTCGAGCTCGCCGTCGAGAAGGAACTCGGCTTCAACGGCAAGAAGGACATCGAGGCGTACGGCATCGCCGAGTTCAACGACAAGTGCCGTGACTCGGTGACCCGCCACACCGACGCCTTCGCCGAGCTGACGACCCGCATGGGCTACTGGGTCGACCTCGACGACGCCTACCGGACCATGGACCCCGAGTACATCGAGTCCGTGTGGTGGTCGCTGAAGGAGATCTTCAACAAGGGGCTGCTGACCCAGGACCACCGGGTCGCCCCCTGGTGCCCCCGCTGCGGCACCGGTCTCTCCGACCACGAGCTGGCCCAGGGCTACGAGACGGTCGTCGACCCCTCCGTCTTCGTCCGCTTCCCGCTGACCAGCGGCCCCCTCGCCGGACAGGCCGCCCTGCTGGTCTGGACGACCACCCCGTGGACCCTGGTGTCGAACACCGCCGTGGCCGCGCACCCCGAGGTCACCTACGTCGTCGCCTCCAACGGCGACGAGCGGCTCGTCGTCGCCGAACCGCTGCTGGAAAAGGCGCTCGGCGAGGACTGGGTCACCACCGGCGAGTCCTTCACCGGCAAGGAGATGGAGCGCTGGACCTACCAGCGCCCCTTCGACCTCGTGGAGTTCCCGGCCGAGGCCCACTACGTCGTGAACGCCGAGTACGTCACGACCGAGGACGGCACCGGTCTGGTCCACCAGTCCCCCGCCTTCGGCGCCGACGACCTCGCGGTCTGCCGCGCGTACGGCCTGCCGGTCGTGAACCCGGTCCGCCCCGACGGCACCTTCGAGGAAGACGTCCCGCTGGTCGGCGGCGTCTTCTTCAAGAAGGCCGACGAGAAGCTGACCGCCGACCTCGACGCGCGCGGCCTGCTCTTCAAGCACATCGCCTACGAGCACAGCTACCCGCACTGCTGGCGCTGCCACACCGCGCTCCTCTACTACGCGCAGCCGTCCTGGTACGTCCGCACCACCGCCGTCAAGGACGCGATGCTGCGGGAGAACGAGAAGACGAACTGGTTCCCGGACACGGTCAAGCAGGGCCGCTTCGGCGACTGGCTGAACAACAACATCGACTGGGCGCTGTCCCGCAACCGCTACTGGGGCACCCCGCTGCCCATCTGGCGCTGCGAGGAGAACCACCTCACCTGCATCGGCTCCCGCGCCGAGCTGAGCGAGCTGACGGGCACGGACCTCTCCGACCTGGACCCGCACCGCCCGTACATCGACGACGTCACCTTCCCGTGCACCCACGAGGGCTGCTCGCTGGAGGCCGTCCGCGTGCCGGAGGTGATCGACGCCTGGTACGACTCGGGTTCGATGCCGTTCGCGCAGTGGGGCTACCCGCACAAGAACAAGGAGATCTTCGAGAAGCGCTACCCGGCGCAGTTCATCTCGGAGGCCATCGACCAGACGCGCGGGTGGTTCTACACGCTGATGGCGGTCGGCACCCTCGTCTTCGACAAGTCCTCCTACGAGAACGTGGTCTGCCTGGGCCACATCCTCGCCGAGGACGGCCGCAAGATGTCCAAGCACCTGGGCAACACCCTCCAGCCGGTCCCGCTCATGGACCAGCACGGCGCCGACGCCGTGCGCTGGTTCATGGCGGCGGGCGGCTCGCCCTGGGCGGCGCGCCGCGTCGGCCACGGCACGATCCAGGAGGTCGTGCGCAAGACCCTCCTCACGTACTGGAACACGGTGGCCTTCCAGGCCCTGTACGCCCGTACGTCGAGCTGGGCGCCCAGCGCCGCCGACCCGGCCCCGGCCGACCGCACGGTGCTGGACCGCTGGCTGCTGTCGGAGCTGCACACGATGACCCGCGAGGTCACCGAGGCGCTGGAGGCGTACGACACGCAGCGGGCGGGCAAGCTGCTCTCCTCCTTCGTCGACGACCTCTCCAACTGGTACGTGCGCCGCTCGCGCCGCCGGTTCTGGCAGGGCGACGCGGCCGCGCTGCGGACCCTGCACGACGTGATCGAGACGGTCACCCGGCTGATGGCCCCGCTGACCCCCTTCATCACGGAGCGGGTGTGGCAGGACATGGTCGTGCCGGTGACCCCGGGCGCCCCGGAGTCGGTGCACCTGTCCACCTGGCCGGAGTCGGACGCCGCGCAGATCGACGCCACCCTGTCCCAGCAGATGCTGCTGGTACGCCGCCTCGTCGAGCTGGGCCGGGCGACGCGCGCCGAGTCGGGCGTCAAGACCCGCCAGCCGCTGTCCCGCGCGCTGGTCGGCGTGGCGGGCTTCGAGGCCCTCTCCCCCGACCTCCACGCCCAGATCACGGAGGAGCTGAACGTCTCCTCCCTGGCCTCCCTGTCGGAGGTCGGCGGCTCGCTGGTCGACACCACGGCCAAGGCGAACTTCCGGGCGCTGGGCAAGCGGTTCGGCAAGGGCGTCCAGGACGTCGCGAAGGCCGTGGCCGCGGCGGACGCGGCGGCCCTGTCCCTGGCCCTGCGGGCCGGCTCCGCCGAGGTCGAGGTGAACGGCTCCCCGGTGTCCCTCACCCCGGAGGAGGTCATCATCACGGAGACCCCGCGCGAGGGCTGGTCGGTGGCCTCCGACTCCGGCGCGACGGTCGCGCTGGACCTGGAGATCACCCCGGAGCTGCGGCTGGCGGGCCTGGCCCGTGACGCGATCCGGCTGATCCAGGAGGCCCGGAAGAACTCCGGCCTCGACGTGGCCGACCGCATCGCGCTGCGCTGGTCCTCGACGGACCCGGAGGTCGTGACGGCCCTGACGGACCACGCCGCCCTGATCGCGGACGAGGTCCTCTCCACGGACTACGCCTCCGGCTCCCCGGACCCCACCTACGGCCCCGCCTTCGAGGACGAGCCCCTGTCCCTGACCTTCCACCTCCGCAAGGCCTGA
- a CDS encoding DivIVA domain-containing protein — MPLTPEDVRNKQFTTVRLREGYDEDEVDAFLDEVEGELTRLLRENEDLRAKLAAATRAAAQNQQQQGMRKPEPQDQRGPGAPVPAAISGPPQQQQPQQMGPPQLQGGQPQLPAGPGGHGPQGPGPMGGPMQQHPMAGQQSMGGQNQLGQPMQQQQMQQQMGQQMQPMQQQQMGQPMGQQMQPMGQQMQPMHQQQQPPQLPQQGPGGDSAARVLSLAQQTADQAIAEARSEANKIVGEARSRAEGLERDARAKADALERDAQEKHRVAMGSLESARATLERKVEDLRGFEREYRTRLKSYLESQLRQLETQADDSLAPPRTPATASLPPSPAPSMAPAGAMGHSMGGPSPMGGPSPMGGPSPMGGPSYGGQQQMTPAMTQPMAPVRPVAPQPMQQAPSPMRGFLIDEDDN; from the coding sequence ATGCCGCTGACCCCCGAGGACGTGCGGAACAAGCAGTTCACGACCGTTCGCCTCCGAGAAGGCTACGACGAGGACGAGGTTGACGCCTTCCTCGACGAGGTCGAAGGCGAACTGACGCGCCTGCTCCGCGAGAACGAGGATCTGCGCGCCAAGCTGGCGGCCGCCACGCGTGCCGCCGCGCAGAACCAGCAGCAGCAGGGCATGCGCAAGCCGGAGCCGCAGGACCAGCGAGGCCCGGGCGCCCCGGTCCCCGCGGCCATATCCGGCCCGCCGCAGCAGCAGCAGCCCCAGCAGATGGGTCCGCCCCAGCTGCAGGGCGGCCAGCCGCAGCTGCCGGCCGGTCCCGGCGGACACGGACCGCAGGGTCCGGGCCCGATGGGCGGCCCCATGCAGCAGCACCCCATGGCCGGACAGCAGTCCATGGGCGGCCAGAACCAGCTCGGCCAGCCGATGCAGCAGCAGCAGATGCAGCAGCAGATGGGCCAGCAGATGCAGCCCATGCAGCAGCAGCAGATGGGCCAGCCGATGGGGCAGCAGATGCAGCCCATGGGCCAGCAGATGCAGCCGATGCACCAGCAGCAGCAGCCGCCGCAGCTCCCGCAGCAGGGTCCCGGTGGCGACAGCGCCGCCCGTGTCCTGTCCCTGGCGCAGCAGACCGCCGACCAGGCGATCGCGGAGGCCCGTTCCGAGGCCAACAAGATCGTCGGCGAGGCCCGTTCGCGCGCCGAAGGCCTGGAGCGGGACGCCCGTGCCAAGGCCGACGCGCTGGAGCGGGACGCGCAGGAGAAGCACCGCGTCGCGATGGGCTCCCTGGAGTCCGCCCGCGCCACGCTGGAGCGCAAGGTCGAGGACCTGCGTGGCTTCGAGCGCGAGTACCGCACGCGTCTGAAGTCCTACCTGGAGAGCCAGCTGCGTCAGCTGGAGACCCAGGCCGACGACTCCCTCGCGCCGCCGCGCACCCCGGCCACCGCCTCGCTGCCGCCGTCGCCGGCGCCGTCGATGGCACCGGCCGGAGCGATGGGGCACTCCATGGGCGGCCCGTCCCCCATGGGCGGTCCCTCCCCGATGGGCGGCCCGTCCCCGATGGGTGGCCCCTCCTACGGTGGCCAGCAGCAGATGACTCCCGCGATGACGCAGCCGATGGCTCCGGTGCGGCCGGTTGCGCCGCAGCCGATGCAGCAGGCGCCGTCGCCGATGCGGGGCTTTCTGATCGACGAGGACGACAACTAA
- a CDS encoding YggT family protein, with product MGVALEVVYIALMCFLIVLIFRLVMDYVFQFAPSWVPGKAMVVVLEATYTVTDPPLKLLRRFIPPLRLGGVALDLSFFVLMIIVYILISFVSTAARSV from the coding sequence ATGGGCGTGGCTCTGGAGGTTGTCTACATCGCGCTGATGTGCTTCCTCATCGTGCTGATCTTTCGACTGGTCATGGACTACGTCTTCCAGTTCGCGCCCTCGTGGGTGCCTGGCAAGGCGATGGTGGTCGTTCTTGAGGCCACCTACACTGTCACCGATCCACCGCTCAAGCTCCTTCGGCGGTTCATCCCGCCGTTGCGTCTCGGGGGCGTGGCACTCGACCTGTCCTTCTTCGTTCTGATGATCATCGTTTACATCCTCATCAGTTTCGTGAGCACCGCAGCGAGAAGCGTGTGA